One region of Micromonospora ureilytica genomic DNA includes:
- the hisI gene encoding phosphoribosyl-AMP cyclohydrolase: MPVPDPPVTGVPSDPNELAAPAPAHPSRLDPAIAAQLRRTADGLVAAVVRAHDSGEVLMVAWMDDEALHRTLTTGRATYWSRSRREYWVKGATSGHHQYVRSVALDCDGDALLVSVDQVGSACHTGHLTCFFTELPVTRTEAPQ; the protein is encoded by the coding sequence GTGCCCGTACCTGACCCGCCGGTGACCGGCGTCCCCAGCGATCCGAACGAGCTGGCCGCGCCCGCGCCGGCGCACCCGTCCCGGCTCGACCCGGCCATCGCGGCCCAGCTGCGCCGCACCGCCGACGGTCTGGTCGCCGCCGTGGTGCGCGCGCACGACTCCGGTGAGGTGTTGATGGTCGCCTGGATGGACGACGAGGCGTTGCACCGCACCCTCACCACCGGCCGGGCCACCTACTGGTCGCGCAGCCGACGCGAATACTGGGTCAAGGGCGCCACCTCCGGGCACCACCAGTACGTGCGGTCGGTCGCCCTGGACTGCGACGGGGACGCGCTGCTGGTGAGCGTGGACCAGGTCGGCTCGGCCTGCCACACCGGGCACCTGACCTGCTTCTTCACCGAGCTGCCCGTCACGAGGACGGAGGCCCCCCAATGA
- a CDS encoding anthranilate synthase component I, translating into MTDGALSPDLATFTALAADWRVVPVTRRLLADAETPVGVYRKLAGGPGTFLLESAEQGVGSAGMAWSRYSFIGVRSSATLIERDGVATWLGQPPTGLTTEGDPVRMLRETVAALAGPVGDPSDGLPPLTGGMVGYLGYDLIRRFERLPELTEDDLGVPELGMMLATDLVVLDHYDGSAILVANAVLPPLDAPDRAPQVAAAYHHAVGRLDAMTTALSRPIPPMISTVERPPAGEVLCRTPDGGYPKAVEAAKEAIRAGECFQIVLSQRFERATHADPLDVYRVLRTSNPSPYMYLLRFDGFDIVGSSPEAHLKVTGATDGRRRALLHPIAGTRPRGGTAVADAALAAELLADPKERAEHVMLVDLGRNDLGRVCQPGSVEVPEFATIERYSHVMHIVSTVTGTLRDDQTAFDALAATFPAGTLSGAPKVRAMEIIEELEPVRRGLYGGTVGYFGFGGDLDMAIAIRTALIRDGRAYVQAGAGVVADSDPAAEDQETRNKAAAVLAAIAAAETLRPAR; encoded by the coding sequence ATGACCGACGGCGCCCTCAGCCCCGACCTGGCCACCTTCACCGCGCTGGCCGCCGACTGGCGGGTCGTGCCGGTCACCCGGCGGCTGCTCGCCGACGCGGAGACCCCGGTGGGGGTCTACCGGAAGCTGGCCGGCGGACCGGGCACGTTCCTGTTGGAATCGGCCGAGCAGGGCGTCGGTTCGGCCGGCATGGCCTGGTCGCGATACTCGTTCATCGGCGTACGCAGCAGCGCGACCCTCATCGAACGCGACGGCGTGGCGACCTGGCTGGGCCAGCCGCCGACCGGGCTGACCACCGAGGGTGACCCGGTGCGGATGCTGCGGGAGACGGTGGCGGCGCTGGCCGGCCCGGTCGGGGACCCGTCCGACGGCCTGCCGCCGCTGACCGGGGGCATGGTCGGCTATCTCGGCTACGACCTGATCCGGCGCTTCGAGCGGTTGCCGGAGCTGACCGAGGACGACCTGGGCGTCCCGGAGCTGGGCATGATGCTCGCCACCGACCTGGTGGTGCTCGACCACTACGACGGCTCGGCGATCCTGGTCGCCAACGCGGTGCTGCCGCCGTTGGACGCCCCGGACCGCGCCCCGCAGGTCGCCGCCGCCTACCACCACGCGGTGGGCCGGTTGGACGCGATGACCACGGCGTTGTCCCGGCCCATCCCGCCGATGATCTCCACCGTCGAGCGTCCGCCGGCCGGCGAGGTGCTCTGCCGTACGCCCGACGGGGGCTACCCGAAGGCGGTGGAGGCGGCCAAGGAGGCGATCCGGGCCGGTGAGTGCTTCCAGATCGTGCTCTCCCAGCGCTTCGAGCGGGCCACCCACGCCGATCCGCTGGACGTCTACCGGGTGCTGCGCACCAGCAACCCCAGCCCGTACATGTACCTGCTGCGCTTCGACGGGTTCGACATCGTCGGCTCGTCCCCGGAGGCGCACCTGAAGGTCACCGGGGCCACGGATGGGCGACGTCGGGCGTTGCTGCACCCGATCGCCGGCACCCGGCCGCGGGGCGGCACCGCCGTCGCCGACGCCGCGCTCGCCGCCGAGCTGCTCGCCGACCCGAAGGAACGGGCCGAGCACGTGATGCTTGTCGACCTCGGCCGCAACGACCTGGGTCGGGTCTGTCAGCCCGGCAGCGTGGAGGTGCCCGAGTTCGCGACCATCGAGCGGTACAGCCACGTCATGCACATCGTCTCCACCGTCACCGGCACGCTGCGTGACGACCAGACCGCCTTCGACGCGCTGGCCGCGACCTTCCCGGCCGGCACGCTCTCCGGGGCGCCCAAGGTGCGCGCCATGGAGATCATCGAGGAGTTGGAGCCGGTCCGTCGTGGTCTCTACGGCGGCACCGTCGGCTACTTCGGCTTCGGCGGTGACCTGGACATGGCGATCGCCATCCGGACCGCGCTGATCCGCGACGGCCGCGCCTACGTGCAGGCCGGGGCGGGGGTGGTCGCCGATTCGGACCCGGCCGCCGAGGACCAGGAGACGCGGAACAAGGCCGCGGCCGTGCTGGCCGCGATCGCGGCCGCCGAAACGCTCCGGCCAGCCCGTTGA
- a CDS encoding Trp biosynthesis-associated membrane protein, which produces MSGGARSVVGRRALTYAVLLCLAGAGLALWAATRSWSVELTVRPAPLPPVRDARSGASLLPWLPALALVTLAGGGAVLATRGRLRRVLGVLLGVLGLAVAAGGGYGLVADVGGAVSRQWPALCLLGGLLAAVGGWWTAARGGDWPAMGARYERPARTAPEAASAQSDPGGPPTPLAGRRTTEAWDALDRGEDPTAD; this is translated from the coding sequence TTGAGCGGCGGGGCGCGGTCCGTCGTGGGTCGGCGGGCGTTGACGTACGCCGTGCTGCTCTGCCTGGCCGGCGCGGGCCTGGCGCTGTGGGCCGCGACGCGCAGTTGGTCGGTGGAGCTGACGGTACGTCCGGCGCCGCTGCCGCCGGTGCGCGACGCCCGCAGCGGTGCGAGTCTGCTGCCGTGGCTGCCGGCGTTGGCCCTGGTGACCCTGGCCGGGGGTGGCGCGGTGCTGGCCACCCGGGGCCGCCTCCGTCGGGTGCTCGGTGTGCTGCTCGGCGTGCTCGGTCTGGCCGTGGCTGCCGGCGGCGGGTATGGGCTGGTCGCCGACGTGGGCGGCGCGGTGAGCCGGCAGTGGCCGGCGCTCTGCCTGCTCGGCGGCCTGCTGGCCGCTGTTGGGGGCTGGTGGACGGCCGCGCGTGGCGGTGACTGGCCGGCGATGGGGGCACGTTACGAACGGCCGGCGCGGACCGCTCCGGAGGCCGCGTCGGCGCAGAGCGACCCGGGCGGGCCGCCGACGCCGTTGGCGGGGCGACGGACCACCGAGGCGTGGGACGCGCTGGACCGGGGCGAGGACCCGACGGCCGACTGA
- the trpC gene encoding indole-3-glycerol phosphate synthase TrpC: MLDEILAGVREDVARRQEQVPLERIRELAAAAPPPMDAYAALRKPGVAVIAEVKRSSPSKGRLAEIADPADLAVDYAAGGARAISVLTEGRWFGGSLDDLAAVRAAVTVPVLRKDFVVSSYQIHEARAHGADLVLLIVAALEQNVLMGLLERIESLGMTALVEVHDEEEADRALEAGAQVIGVNARDLRTLEVDRSVFERIAPGLPSSVVKIAESGVRGPHDLIRYASAGADAVLVGEGLVTQKSPREAVAELVNAGNHPATPRPVR; this comes from the coding sequence GTGCTCGACGAGATCCTGGCTGGCGTACGTGAAGACGTCGCCCGACGCCAGGAGCAGGTTCCGCTGGAGCGGATCCGTGAACTGGCAGCGGCGGCGCCGCCGCCGATGGACGCGTACGCGGCGCTGCGTAAGCCCGGCGTGGCCGTGATCGCCGAGGTGAAGCGCTCGTCACCGTCCAAGGGTCGGCTGGCCGAGATCGCCGATCCGGCCGACCTCGCTGTCGACTACGCGGCCGGTGGAGCCCGGGCGATCAGCGTGCTGACCGAGGGGCGCTGGTTCGGCGGTTCGCTGGACGATCTGGCGGCCGTCCGTGCCGCGGTCACCGTGCCGGTGCTGCGCAAGGACTTCGTGGTCTCCAGCTACCAGATCCACGAGGCCCGCGCGCACGGCGCCGACCTGGTCCTGCTGATCGTCGCCGCACTCGAGCAGAACGTCCTGATGGGTCTGCTGGAGCGGATCGAGTCGCTCGGCATGACCGCTCTGGTCGAGGTGCACGACGAGGAGGAGGCCGACCGCGCGCTGGAGGCCGGCGCGCAGGTGATCGGGGTCAACGCCCGTGACCTGCGTACCCTTGAGGTTGACCGGTCGGTGTTCGAGCGGATCGCGCCCGGCCTTCCGAGCAGCGTCGTCAAGATCGCCGAATCCGGCGTTCGTGGCCCGCATGACCTGATCCGGTACGCCTCCGCGGGCGCCGACGCGGTCCTCGTGGGCGAGGGTCTGGTCACGCAGAAGAGCCCCCGCGAGGCGGTCGCCGAGTTGGTCAACGCCGGCAACCACCCGGCAACGCCCCGGCCGGTGCGCTGA
- the trpB gene encoding tryptophan synthase subunit beta, with protein sequence MSADALAPVAGPQPDSAGHFGRFGGRFVPEALVAALDELDGAWRTAIADESFRAEFGALLRDYAGTPSLLYEARRFSAKVGARVLLKREDLNHTGAHKVRNVLGQALLTKRMGKTRVIAETGAGQHGVATATAAALFDLECVVYMGQVDTERQALNVARMRMLGATVVPVTNGSRTLKDAMNEAMRDWVANVDETHYLIGTAAGPHPFPAMVRDFVRGIGDEARQQCLDLTGGLPDAVTACVGGGSNALGIFHAFVGDEAVRLYGFEAGGDGVDTGRHAASITGGSAGVLHGTRTFVLQDADGQTLESHSISAGLDYPGVGPEHAWLHDTGRASYLPVTDDEAMAAFELLCRTEGIIPAIESAHALAGTVALAPKLAAELGREPTIVVNLSGRGDKDVHTAGDYFGILDKER encoded by the coding sequence ATGAGCGCCGACGCGCTGGCCCCGGTGGCCGGCCCGCAGCCCGACTCCGCCGGCCACTTCGGCCGCTTCGGCGGTCGGTTCGTTCCCGAGGCCCTGGTGGCCGCGCTGGACGAGCTCGACGGGGCATGGCGTACGGCGATCGCGGACGAGTCCTTCCGGGCCGAGTTCGGCGCGCTGCTGCGCGACTACGCCGGCACGCCGTCGTTGCTCTACGAGGCCCGGCGGTTCTCGGCGAAGGTCGGCGCGCGGGTGCTGCTCAAGCGGGAGGACCTCAATCACACGGGTGCGCACAAGGTGCGCAACGTGCTCGGCCAGGCGCTGCTCACCAAGCGGATGGGCAAGACCCGGGTGATCGCGGAGACCGGCGCCGGGCAGCACGGTGTCGCCACCGCTACCGCCGCCGCCCTGTTCGACCTGGAGTGCGTGGTCTACATGGGCCAGGTCGACACCGAGCGGCAGGCCCTCAACGTGGCCCGGATGCGGATGCTCGGCGCGACGGTCGTCCCGGTCACCAACGGTTCGCGCACCCTCAAGGACGCGATGAACGAGGCGATGCGCGACTGGGTGGCCAACGTCGACGAGACGCACTACCTGATCGGCACCGCCGCGGGCCCGCACCCGTTCCCGGCGATGGTGCGCGACTTCGTCCGGGGCATCGGTGACGAGGCCCGACAGCAGTGCCTGGACCTCACCGGCGGGCTGCCGGACGCCGTCACCGCCTGCGTCGGCGGCGGCTCCAACGCGCTCGGCATCTTCCACGCGTTCGTGGGCGACGAGGCCGTGCGGCTGTACGGCTTCGAAGCCGGGGGCGACGGGGTGGACACCGGCCGGCACGCCGCGAGCATCACCGGCGGGTCCGCCGGGGTGCTGCACGGCACCCGCACCTTCGTGCTCCAGGACGCCGACGGGCAGACCCTGGAGTCGCACTCGATCTCCGCAGGCCTGGACTACCCCGGCGTCGGGCCGGAGCACGCGTGGCTGCACGACACCGGCCGGGCGAGCTACCTGCCGGTCACCGACGACGAGGCGATGGCCGCGTTCGAGCTGCTCTGCCGCACCGAGGGCATCATCCCGGCGATCGAGAGCGCACACGCGCTCGCCGGCACCGTCGCGCTGGCCCCGAAGCTCGCCGCGGAGCTGGGCCGGGAGCCCACCATCGTGGTCAACCTGTCCGGGCGCGGCGACAAGGACGTGCACACCGCGGGCGACTACTTCGGCATCCTCGACAAGGAGCGGTGA
- the trpA gene encoding tryptophan synthase subunit alpha: MSRIGVAFDKARADGRALLVGCMPAGFPTVEGSIAAMTAMVDAGVDVIEVEIPYSDPVMDGPVIQRASDIALAGGVRTADTMRIIEAVAATGAPVVTMTYWNPVERYGVDVFARDLASAGGTGLITPDLIPDEADEWLAASDAHGLDRTFLVSPSSTDARLAMTVGHCRGFVYATAVMGVTGARARTSDAAPTLVSRARAVTDLPIGVGLGVGTGAQAGTVAGYADGVIVGSALVRCVLDAPTEAEGLAALRTLSAELAEGVRNPTR, translated from the coding sequence ATGAGCCGGATCGGGGTGGCCTTCGACAAGGCCCGTGCCGACGGACGGGCACTGCTGGTCGGCTGCATGCCGGCCGGGTTCCCCACCGTCGAGGGCAGCATCGCCGCGATGACCGCCATGGTCGACGCCGGCGTCGACGTCATCGAGGTGGAGATCCCCTACTCCGACCCGGTGATGGACGGGCCGGTGATCCAGCGGGCCAGTGACATCGCGCTGGCCGGGGGCGTACGCACCGCGGACACGATGCGCATCATCGAGGCGGTGGCGGCCACCGGCGCTCCCGTGGTCACCATGACCTACTGGAACCCGGTCGAGCGTTACGGCGTGGACGTCTTCGCCCGTGACCTCGCCTCCGCCGGCGGCACCGGCCTGATCACCCCGGACCTCATCCCCGACGAGGCCGACGAGTGGCTGGCCGCTTCGGACGCGCACGGGTTGGACCGCACGTTCCTGGTCTCGCCGTCGTCCACCGACGCCCGGCTGGCGATGACGGTGGGGCACTGCCGTGGCTTCGTCTACGCGACCGCCGTGATGGGGGTGACCGGTGCCCGGGCGCGTACCTCGGACGCCGCCCCGACGCTTGTCTCCCGTGCCCGCGCGGTCACCGACCTGCCGATCGGTGTCGGCCTGGGTGTGGGCACCGGCGCGCAGGCCGGCACCGTCGCCGGTTACGCCGACGGGGTGATCGTGGGCAGCGCGCTGGTCCGGTGCGTGCTCGACGCGCCCACCGAGGCCGAGGGGCTGGCCGCTCTGCGGACCCTCAGTGCCGAACTCGCCGAGGGCGTCCGTAACCCCACCCGCTGA
- a CDS encoding NUDIX hydrolase has product MSALTWAVAAVVTDDTGRVLLCQQGRGARRYALPGGRLRPAEGPVRAALRDIRAETGWDIELVDLVGVYHLTGPPGEAAPGRAGPLPDVLVHVFRARAAGVRPAADPPPGCRLSWHSPDALPEVVTPLTRAAVTDATAGRSGVLRDVPCVPDTVQPPEQRGEAATGPPPSWSRGPGGRHGDRV; this is encoded by the coding sequence ATGAGCGCGCTCACCTGGGCGGTCGCCGCGGTCGTCACCGACGACACCGGTCGGGTGCTGCTCTGCCAACAGGGCCGGGGCGCGCGTCGCTACGCGTTGCCCGGCGGGCGGCTGCGCCCGGCCGAGGGCCCGGTGCGGGCCGCCCTACGGGACATTCGCGCGGAGACCGGCTGGGACATCGAGCTGGTCGACCTGGTCGGCGTCTACCACCTGACCGGCCCTCCGGGGGAGGCCGCGCCCGGGCGCGCCGGGCCGCTGCCAGACGTCCTCGTGCACGTGTTCCGGGCCCGTGCGGCCGGGGTCCGACCCGCCGCCGACCCACCGCCGGGCTGCCGGTTGTCCTGGCACTCCCCCGACGCGTTGCCCGAGGTGGTCACCCCGCTCACCCGGGCCGCCGTCACCGACGCGACCGCCGGCCGCTCCGGTGTGCTCCGCGACGTCCCCTGCGTACCCGACACGGTGCAGCCACCGGAGCAACGCGGCGAGGCAGCGACGGGCCCGCCGCCGTCCTGGAGCCGAGGGCCCGGTGGCCGTCACGGCGATCGAGTCTGA
- the lgt gene encoding prolipoprotein diacylglyceryl transferase: MTLASLSPQAALPSPSTAVWQLGPVPIRAYALCIIAGIVLACWVTERRLRQRGVAPGATLDIAVWAVPAGIIGARIYHVVTSPEKYFGAGGDPIKAFAIWEGGLGIWGAVAGGAIGAWIAARQLGIPFGVVADALAPGLPLAQAVGRIGNWFNNELFGGRTSLPWGLQIHRMDPDNPGHALRDDAGQPILEPGLYQPTFLYEALWNLGVVALVLVLDRRLKLGRGRAFALYVMGYTVGRFWIELMRTDEANQILGVRLNVWTAALVFLGALIYFVRVRGPRDYLIPLGPTATTTTPPTSDLSQVDLSERETPARAAAPEGYRVVSEEQYAAWQDTGVVPPATDGDSRPDDGELSGDTSAGDLPETADLAASGDEPADDPSAARTDRADATGARPADRDS; the protein is encoded by the coding sequence GTGACCCTCGCCTCGCTCTCCCCCCAGGCGGCCCTGCCCAGTCCCAGCACCGCGGTCTGGCAGCTCGGGCCGGTGCCGATCCGGGCTTACGCGCTCTGCATCATCGCTGGCATCGTGCTGGCCTGTTGGGTGACGGAGCGCCGGCTGCGGCAGCGTGGCGTCGCGCCCGGCGCGACGCTCGACATCGCCGTCTGGGCGGTGCCCGCGGGCATCATCGGCGCCCGGATCTACCACGTGGTCACCTCACCGGAGAAGTACTTCGGCGCCGGTGGGGACCCGATCAAGGCGTTCGCCATCTGGGAGGGCGGTCTCGGGATCTGGGGCGCGGTCGCCGGTGGCGCGATCGGTGCCTGGATCGCGGCCCGGCAGCTCGGCATCCCGTTCGGTGTGGTGGCCGACGCGCTGGCCCCCGGGCTGCCGCTGGCCCAGGCGGTCGGCCGGATCGGCAACTGGTTCAACAACGAGCTCTTCGGCGGCCGGACCAGCCTGCCGTGGGGCCTGCAGATCCATCGGATGGACCCGGACAACCCCGGGCACGCGCTCCGGGACGACGCCGGGCAGCCGATCCTCGAACCGGGTCTCTACCAGCCCACCTTCCTCTACGAGGCGCTGTGGAACCTCGGCGTCGTGGCCCTGGTCCTGGTCCTCGACCGCCGGCTCAAGTTGGGCCGGGGCCGGGCGTTCGCGCTCTACGTGATGGGTTACACCGTCGGCCGGTTCTGGATCGAGCTGATGCGCACCGACGAGGCCAACCAGATCCTCGGTGTCCGACTCAACGTCTGGACCGCCGCCCTGGTCTTCCTCGGCGCCCTGATCTACTTCGTACGGGTGCGCGGCCCTCGGGACTACCTGATCCCGCTCGGGCCGACGGCGACGACGACCACGCCCCCCACCTCCGACCTGTCCCAGGTCGACCTCTCCGAGCGGGAGACCCCCGCGCGGGCCGCTGCGCCGGAGGGCTACCGGGTGGTGAGCGAGGAGCAGTACGCCGCCTGGCAGGACACCGGTGTCGTACCGCCGGCGACCGACGGCGACTCCCGACCGGATGACGGCGAACTGTCCGGGGACACCTCGGCCGGCGACCTCCCGGAGACCGCCGATCTCGCGGCGAGCGGCGACGAGCCGGCGGACGATCCGTCCGCCGCGCGCACCGACCGGGCCGACGCCACGGGCGCGCGTCCCGCCGACCGGGACAGCTGA
- a CDS encoding FAD-dependent oxidoreductase: protein MRSAVVVGAGVGGLAVAGALARSGWQVTLLERAERVRPERTAVVLWPNGVRALQALGLGAGLAAIATPLPDGGVRRPDGHWLVQPRPTPADRMPVVVHREDLHDALIAGLGDRVELRTGVTVRHVRVDPGERPGVSDGRHTIEADLVVAADGTDSGIRRQLAPESRVVSSGCAAWRAVIPWYQAPRLPDDQPLAGEILGAGYRFVATSLGERGSSGGSTRGGIYWVATAAGAPRPEPPETQLALLRRWYADWPAPVGALLDATDPADLVQQEVRELRPLPRAYGFPVGPGGVVLLGDAAHAMPPHLGQGACLAFEDAATLASLLREARLPDAVQAYDRVRRPRAATVVRQTRRMSAVLQTRGRLALRARDAALGTINGRLLSSAAASAAQWRPPT from the coding sequence ATGCGAAGCGCGGTGGTGGTCGGCGCAGGGGTCGGTGGCCTCGCGGTGGCCGGCGCGCTGGCCCGTTCCGGCTGGCAGGTCACCCTGTTGGAACGCGCCGAACGGGTTCGCCCCGAGCGGACCGCCGTGGTGCTCTGGCCCAACGGCGTCCGCGCACTGCAGGCCCTCGGCCTCGGCGCCGGCCTGGCCGCCATCGCCACCCCGTTGCCCGACGGCGGGGTCCGTCGCCCGGACGGGCACTGGCTCGTGCAGCCCCGGCCCACCCCGGCCGACCGGATGCCGGTCGTGGTGCACCGGGAGGATCTGCACGACGCGCTGATCGCCGGCCTCGGCGACCGGGTCGAACTGCGTACCGGGGTGACCGTGCGCCACGTCCGCGTGGACCCGGGCGAGCGACCGGGAGTCAGCGACGGTCGGCACACCATCGAGGCCGATCTGGTGGTCGCCGCCGACGGCACGGACAGCGGCATCCGCCGCCAACTCGCGCCCGAGTCCCGGGTGGTCAGCTCCGGCTGCGCCGCCTGGCGGGCCGTCATTCCCTGGTACCAGGCACCTCGACTCCCCGACGATCAGCCGTTGGCCGGCGAGATTCTCGGCGCGGGCTACCGGTTCGTGGCCACGTCGCTGGGCGAGCGTGGCTCCTCGGGCGGGTCCACCCGCGGCGGCATCTACTGGGTGGCCACCGCCGCCGGTGCGCCACGCCCGGAACCGCCGGAGACCCAGCTGGCCCTGCTGCGCCGCTGGTACGCGGACTGGCCCGCGCCGGTCGGCGCGCTGCTCGACGCCACCGACCCGGCCGACCTGGTCCAACAGGAGGTTCGCGAGCTGCGCCCGTTGCCCCGGGCGTACGGCTTTCCGGTCGGGCCCGGTGGGGTGGTGCTGCTCGGCGACGCGGCGCACGCCATGCCGCCGCACCTCGGGCAGGGCGCCTGCCTGGCGTTCGAGGACGCCGCCACGCTCGCGTCGCTGCTGCGGGAGGCCCGGCTGCCCGACGCCGTTCAGGCGTACGACCGGGTGCGCCGCCCCCGGGCGGCGACCGTGGTCCGGCAGACTCGGCGGATGTCGGCGGTGCTCCAGACTCGGGGCCGGTTGGCGCTGCGCGCCCGGGACGCCGCGCTGGGCACGATCAACGGGCGACTGCTATCCAGTGCCGCAGCCTCCGCCGCCCAGTGGCGTCCACCGACCTGA
- a CDS encoding GNAT family N-acetyltransferase: protein MDPLHKDVFDRLERFYDAVPRDAAGAEDHGGLVLFVREGAGWPFYARPRIDATEPPSLADVTSVRERQRRLGLPEAFEWVHETSPELLAVARSAGLNVLEAPLMVLDPSALPDPATLSDAAVRVLAADSPDFAADVAARRAVAAVSFAAAGTAPGEAGPAERDAAVTELELAALDEERARIADGRRISALAGTPTEGALASGMAMRVDDVAEIAGVATLPSARRRGLGAALTATLARELLAAGTELVFLSAGSEEIARVYLRVGFRRIGTACIAEPAALIA, encoded by the coding sequence GTGGATCCGCTACACAAGGACGTCTTCGACCGGTTGGAACGCTTCTACGACGCGGTGCCCCGCGACGCCGCCGGTGCGGAGGATCATGGCGGGCTGGTGCTGTTCGTCCGCGAAGGTGCCGGCTGGCCGTTCTACGCCCGCCCCCGCATCGACGCCACCGAGCCACCGTCGCTTGCCGACGTTACCTCGGTCCGCGAGCGCCAGCGGAGGCTGGGCCTGCCGGAAGCCTTCGAGTGGGTGCACGAGACGAGCCCCGAGCTGCTGGCGGTGGCCCGCTCGGCGGGGCTCAACGTGCTGGAGGCGCCGCTGATGGTGCTCGACCCGAGCGCGCTGCCCGACCCGGCGACGCTGTCCGACGCGGCGGTGCGAGTGCTGGCAGCGGACTCCCCCGACTTCGCCGCCGACGTCGCCGCGCGGCGTGCGGTGGCAGCGGTGTCGTTCGCCGCCGCCGGCACCGCGCCCGGTGAGGCCGGCCCGGCCGAACGCGACGCCGCCGTCACCGAACTCGAACTGGCCGCGCTCGACGAGGAACGGGCCCGGATCGCCGACGGCCGCCGGATCTCCGCGCTGGCCGGCACGCCGACCGAGGGCGCCCTCGCCAGCGGCATGGCGATGCGGGTGGACGACGTCGCAGAAATCGCCGGGGTGGCCACCCTGCCGTCCGCCCGGCGACGCGGGCTGGGCGCCGCGCTCACCGCCACCCTGGCCCGGGAACTGTTGGCCGCCGGCACCGAGCTGGTCTTCCTGTCCGCGGGCAGCGAGGAGATCGCGCGGGTCTACCTGCGGGTCGGCTTCCGCCGGATCGGCACCGCCTGCATCGCCGAACCCGCCGCCCTCATCGCCTGA